A window from Cryptomeria japonica chromosome 1, Sugi_1.0, whole genome shotgun sequence encodes these proteins:
- the LOC131857570 gene encoding NADH dehydrogenase [ubiquinone] 1 alpha subcomplex subunit 1-like has product MNSLWAEAVLPLGIIAGMLSIMGTSQYFIQKVAYGRLKHVRNDRFDVSMERRDKRLLEQVAAMHSSMMIGLIQLEGIFNC; this is encoded by the exons ATGAATTCCCTATGGGCGGAGGCAGTGTTGCCACTGGGCATCATCGCAGGCATGTTGTCTATCATGGGTACCAGTCAATATTTCATTCAAAAAGTTGCCTATGGTAGGCTGAAGCATGTAAGAAATGATAGATTTGATGTATCCATGGAGAGGAGAGACAAGCGCCTGCTCGAGCAAGTTGCAGCAATGCATTCTTCTATG ATGATTGGGCTTATTCAACTTGAGGGAATTTTTAATTGCTAG